A genomic region of Deinococcus sp. KSM4-11 contains the following coding sequences:
- the rpsB gene encoding 30S ribosomal protein S2, with the protein MSYISMKQLLEAGVHFGHETKRWNPKFKRFIFAERNGIFIIDLQKTLKQVDRSFDFIKELAERGGVILFVGTKKQAQEIVELEARRTGMPFVTSRWLGGMLTNFKTIRTRVDRLNELDDLFESGRINDRPKAERIELGNQRERLLRFVGGIRKMNRLPDAIFVVDPTKEVIAVQEANRLGIPVIALADTDSDPDVIDYIVPGNDDAIRSIQLITHRIGDLLVEARGGGEDVTADAPVDETEDADLAEASN; encoded by the coding sequence ATGTCGTATATCTCCATGAAGCAGCTGCTGGAAGCCGGAGTCCACTTCGGTCACGAAACCAAACGCTGGAACCCCAAGTTCAAGCGCTTCATCTTCGCCGAGCGCAACGGCATCTTCATCATCGACCTGCAGAAGACCCTCAAGCAGGTGGATCGCAGCTTCGACTTCATCAAGGAACTCGCCGAGCGTGGCGGCGTCATCCTGTTCGTCGGCACCAAGAAGCAGGCGCAGGAGATCGTGGAACTGGAAGCTCGCCGGACCGGCATGCCCTTTGTCACCAGCCGCTGGCTGGGCGGGATGCTCACGAACTTCAAGACCATCCGCACCCGCGTGGATCGCCTGAACGAGCTTGATGACCTGTTCGAGTCTGGCCGCATCAACGACCGCCCCAAGGCCGAGCGCATCGAACTCGGCAACCAGCGTGAGCGTCTGCTGCGCTTCGTGGGCGGCATCCGCAAGATGAACCGCCTGCCGGACGCGATCTTCGTGGTCGATCCGACCAAGGAAGTCATCGCCGTTCAGGAAGCCAACCGCCTGGGGATTCCCGTGATCGCCCTGGCCGACACGGACAGCGATCCGGACGTCATCGACTACATCGTGCCCGGCAACGACGACGCGATCCGCAGCATCCAGCTCATCACGCACCGCATCGGCGACCTGCTCGTCGAGGCGCGCGGCGGTGGCGAGGACGTCACGGCGGACGCCCCGGTCGATGAGACCGAGGACGCCGACCTCGCGGAAGCCAGCAACTAA
- the tsf gene encoding translation elongation factor Ts, which yields MMESIKKLRELTGAGMMDVKKALSDAGNDEDKAVALLRERGIVKAAKKADREAREGLVRFVVDGHRAAIVEVNSETDFVARNADFQALVEKLAQAALDAKTSDVEAFRASALDGDTVGNVVAAAAGKIGENLVLNRVAYVEGDNVAGYVHSNGKIGVLVDLAGGDSQKAKDVALHVAAERPQYLSRDEVNSGDIDKEREILTNKAINEGKPAQIVEKIVEGQIGKFYSEKVLPEQAFVKDNSLSVAKYLGDAQVKKFVRFEIGA from the coding sequence ATGATGGAATCGATCAAGAAGCTGCGTGAACTGACCGGCGCGGGCATGATGGACGTCAAGAAGGCCCTGTCCGATGCCGGGAACGACGAAGACAAGGCCGTGGCGCTGCTGCGCGAGCGCGGCATCGTGAAGGCCGCCAAGAAGGCCGACCGTGAAGCCCGCGAGGGCCTGGTGCGCTTCGTCGTGGACGGCCACCGCGCCGCCATCGTCGAAGTGAACAGCGAGACGGACTTCGTGGCCCGCAACGCTGACTTCCAGGCCCTGGTCGAGAAGCTCGCGCAGGCCGCACTGGACGCCAAGACCAGCGACGTCGAGGCCTTCCGCGCCTCCGCGCTGGACGGCGACACGGTCGGGAACGTCGTGGCCGCCGCCGCCGGCAAGATCGGCGAGAACCTGGTGCTGAACCGGGTCGCCTACGTGGAAGGCGACAACGTGGCCGGCTACGTGCACAGCAACGGCAAGATCGGCGTGCTCGTGGATCTTGCGGGCGGCGACTCCCAGAAGGCCAAGGACGTGGCCCTGCACGTGGCTGCCGAGCGCCCCCAGTACCTCTCGCGCGACGAAGTGAACAGCGGCGACATCGACAAGGAACGCGAGATCCTCACGAACAAGGCGATCAACGAGGGCAAGCCCGCGCAGATCGTCGAGAAGATCGTCGAGGGGCAGATCGGCAAGTTCTACTCCGAGAAGGTGCTCCCCGAGCAGGCTTTCGTAAAGGACAACTCGCTCAGCGTCGCGAAGTACCTCGGCGACGCGCAGGTGAAGAAGTTCGTGCGGTTCGAGATCGGCGCGTAA
- the pyrH gene encoding UMP kinase produces the protein MFKRVLLKLSGEFLANENGFGISPDTTAQLARRITSAVQGTDVQLAIVIGGGNLWRGARNGQGMDPATADYIGMLGTVMNAMALQDAMETAGSPTRVMSAIPMAAVAEPYIRRRAIRHLEKGRVVIFGGGNGAPFFTTDTTSTLRAMEIGADVVLMAKNKVDGVYDSDPRKNPDAKFIEQATHLEVVERRLEVMDATALTLCMDKGLPIVVFDLFKGDNLSRLFAGERVGTLIQS, from the coding sequence ATGTTCAAACGCGTCCTGCTCAAACTTTCTGGGGAGTTCCTCGCCAACGAGAACGGCTTTGGCATCAGCCCGGATACGACTGCCCAGCTGGCCCGGCGGATCACCAGCGCCGTACAGGGAACGGATGTGCAGCTCGCCATCGTGATCGGCGGCGGCAACCTGTGGCGCGGCGCGCGCAACGGCCAGGGCATGGATCCGGCGACCGCAGATTACATCGGCATGCTGGGGACGGTCATGAACGCCATGGCGTTGCAGGACGCCATGGAGACGGCCGGATCTCCGACCCGCGTCATGAGCGCCATTCCCATGGCCGCTGTGGCCGAACCCTACATCCGCCGCCGCGCCATCCGGCACCTCGAAAAGGGCCGGGTCGTGATCTTCGGCGGGGGGAACGGTGCGCCGTTCTTCACGACCGACACGACCAGCACCCTGCGCGCCATGGAAATCGGCGCGGACGTCGTGCTGATGGCCAAGAACAAGGTGGATGGCGTGTACGACAGCGATCCGCGCAAGAACCCGGACGCGAAGTTCATTGAGCAGGCCACGCACCTGGAGGTCGTGGAACGGCGCTTGGAAGTCATGGACGCGACCGCGCTGACGCTTTGCATGGACAAGGGCCTGCCCATCGTGGTGTTCGACCTGTTCAAGGGCGACAACCTCAGCCGCCTGTTCGCCGGCGAGCGGGTCGGCACGTTGATCCAGAGCTGA
- the frr gene encoding ribosome recycling factor has protein sequence MADMKSIQAETRERMGKALESLDSNLGILRTGRANPGILKKIVVEYYGSTMPLDQVASVTTPDARTLVITPWDRGALNPIEKAIRDSDLGLNPNNKGDTIFITVPMLTEERRKEMVKNAKGYAEDARIAVRNLRKHALDEVKKIEGLGDDEIKRGEGDVQKITDEYIAKVDQIVQKKEQEILG, from the coding sequence ATGGCTGACATGAAATCCATCCAGGCCGAGACCCGCGAGCGTATGGGCAAGGCCCTCGAATCCCTGGACAGCAACCTCGGCATTCTCCGCACCGGCCGGGCGAACCCCGGCATCCTGAAGAAGATCGTCGTGGAGTACTACGGCTCCACCATGCCGCTCGACCAGGTCGCCAGCGTGACCACGCCCGACGCGCGCACGCTGGTCATCACGCCGTGGGATCGGGGCGCCCTGAACCCCATCGAGAAGGCCATCCGCGACAGCGACCTGGGCCTGAACCCGAACAACAAGGGCGATACCATCTTCATCACGGTGCCCATGCTGACCGAGGAACGCCGCAAGGAGATGGTCAAGAACGCCAAGGGCTACGCCGAGGACGCCCGCATCGCCGTGCGGAACCTGCGCAAGCACGCGCTGGATGAGGTCAAGAAGATCGAGGGCCTCGGCGACGACGAGATCAAGCGCGGTGAGGGCGACGTGCAGAAGATCACCGACGAGTACATTGCCAAAGTCGATCAGATCGTGCAGAAGAAGGAGCAGGAAATCCTCGGGTGA
- a CDS encoding acetyl-CoA C-acetyltransferase, giving the protein MSRAVIVAASRTPTGKFLGALESVPAVELGSITLKETLARSGVPAELIEEVIMGQVVQAGCGQNPARQAALRAGLSSEVGALTINKVCGSGLKAVILAAQSIRAGDQQAVLAGGMESMSNAPHLLPGARKGYRLGHAQVLDANTQDGLWCSINEEGMGLTGERVADRYGIGRDEQDAYATDSHRKAIAAQQAGRFSDEIVPVTVKGRKGDVVVDSDEGPRADTSPETLARLKPAFKPDGTVTAGNAPGLNDAAASLLIMSEEAAKAHGLTPLAEIIDYATGGLAPEWVMMTPVPATNKLLSKLGWTVNDVDLWELNEAFSVQSLAVNRELGLDPTRVNVNGGAVALGHPIGASGARILVTLLHALNQQDKETGIATLCMGGGNGLALAIKRVG; this is encoded by the coding sequence ATGTCGAGAGCAGTGATCGTCGCGGCGTCGCGGACGCCGACCGGAAAGTTCCTGGGCGCGTTGGAAAGCGTGCCGGCTGTGGAGCTGGGCTCCATCACCTTAAAAGAAACGCTGGCACGCAGCGGCGTCCCAGCTGAACTGATCGAGGAAGTCATCATGGGCCAGGTCGTGCAGGCTGGGTGCGGGCAGAATCCCGCCCGGCAAGCCGCCCTGCGCGCCGGCCTGAGCAGCGAGGTCGGGGCCCTGACCATCAACAAGGTGTGCGGCAGCGGCCTGAAAGCCGTGATCCTGGCCGCGCAGAGCATCCGTGCGGGCGATCAACAGGCCGTGCTGGCGGGCGGCATGGAAAGCATGAGCAATGCACCCCACCTGCTCCCCGGCGCGCGCAAGGGCTACCGCCTGGGCCACGCCCAGGTACTCGATGCGAACACCCAGGACGGCCTGTGGTGCTCGATCAACGAGGAAGGCATGGGCCTGACCGGCGAGCGCGTGGCCGACAGGTACGGCATTGGCCGCGACGAGCAGGATGCCTACGCCACCGACAGCCACCGGAAAGCCATCGCCGCCCAGCAGGCCGGCCGCTTCAGTGACGAGATCGTGCCCGTGACGGTGAAGGGTCGTAAGGGCGACGTGGTCGTCGACTCCGACGAAGGGCCGCGTGCCGACACCAGCCCCGAGACCCTGGCCCGCCTCAAACCTGCCTTCAAGCCGGACGGCACCGTCACTGCCGGAAACGCCCCCGGCCTGAACGACGCCGCCGCGAGCCTCCTGATCATGTCCGAGGAGGCCGCCAAGGCGCATGGCCTGACCCCGCTTGCCGAGATCATCGACTACGCCACCGGCGGCCTGGCTCCCGAATGGGTCATGATGACGCCCGTTCCCGCCACCAACAAACTCCTCTCGAAACTCGGCTGGACTGTCAACGACGTCGATCTGTGGGAACTGAACGAAGCGTTTAGTGTACAGAGCCTCGCCGTGAACCGCGAACTCGGCCTCGACCCCACCCGCGTGAACGTGAACGGCGGCGCGGTCGCCCTTGGACACCCCATCGGCGCGAGCGGCGCCCGCATCCTAGTCACGCTGCTGCACGCGCTGAACCAGCAGGACAAGGAAACCGGCATCGCCACGCTGTGCATGGGCGGCGGCAACGGCCTCGCGCTGGCCATCAAGCGGGTAGGCTAG
- a CDS encoding heme-dependent oxidative N-demethylase subunit alpha family protein — MRPPTVYRPFMGGQYEVAAGLFRLGTQPIPWREDGAPEAHTFAFDDTYPAFLASKAASHRRALHEYAGEANLSTTLREAALSFLATTMAAESDGVITWDGVSLHNAQLGWTAHLDLRRGSVEGLTRTRAPLSGVIADIEPIHALDFLGLNVQEDLAVIARGPAGDWLAATHVLNPQHWDPRDKLGRDFVAVHAPVAGSGPMNATAPRLVDAVITRGPFVRFAWGLAMTDRLDHHPAGPPDDDRHSQTRFDPERAFLRVERQTLTGFPHADGALFTIRPYTSALTMAVMTPEQAAALARALRSMTPAQVAYKGLTALLPDLLLWLEARALS, encoded by the coding sequence ATGCGTCCCCCGACCGTCTACCGGCCTTTCATGGGCGGCCAGTACGAGGTGGCGGCGGGGCTGTTCCGCCTGGGCACGCAGCCGATCCCGTGGCGTGAGGACGGCGCGCCGGAAGCGCACACCTTCGCGTTCGATGACACGTACCCGGCCTTCCTGGCCAGCAAGGCGGCGTCCCATCGACGCGCCCTTCACGAGTACGCGGGCGAAGCGAACCTCAGCACGACGTTGCGCGAGGCAGCCCTGTCATTCCTGGCGACGACGATGGCCGCCGAGAGCGACGGTGTGATCACGTGGGATGGAGTCTCCCTGCACAATGCCCAGCTGGGCTGGACGGCTCACCTCGACCTCCGGCGTGGCAGCGTGGAGGGCCTGACCCGAACCCGCGCTCCCCTGTCCGGCGTCATTGCCGACATCGAGCCGATTCATGCCCTCGACTTCCTCGGGCTGAATGTGCAGGAGGATCTGGCGGTCATCGCCCGTGGCCCGGCCGGGGACTGGCTGGCGGCCACGCACGTCCTGAATCCGCAGCACTGGGATCCACGGGATAAACTCGGGCGGGATTTCGTGGCCGTCCATGCCCCGGTGGCGGGGAGCGGCCCCATGAACGCCACCGCCCCCCGGCTGGTGGACGCCGTGATCACGCGCGGCCCCTTCGTGCGCTTCGCGTGGGGACTGGCCATGACCGATCGTCTGGATCACCATCCGGCCGGGCCACCCGATGACGACCGGCACAGTCAGACCCGCTTCGACCCGGAGCGGGCGTTCCTGCGGGTGGAACGCCAGACGCTCACAGGCTTTCCCCACGCGGACGGTGCGCTGTTCACCATCCGGCCCTACACCTCTGCCCTGACGATGGCTGTGATGACCCCGGAACAGGCCGCCGCGCTGGCACGGGCACTGCGATCCATGACTCCGGCCCAGGTGGCGTACAAGGGCCTCACCGCCCTGCTGCCGGATCTGCTGCTGTGGCTGGAGGCCCGCGCACTATCCTGA
- a CDS encoding aminoglycoside phosphotransferase family protein translates to MNVTDLMTAWQLELDGDVIRTFSSEVYAVRWGEQPAMLKIARHDEELRGHTLMTWLGGHGAARVYRHQGAALLMERLNGSPSLPQMVADGKDDDATRILVGAAHAVHQDRPGTWPALPDLRAWFRSLEAAAAGGGDYATAWEVAQSLLETSRDVRPLHGDVHHGNVMTSPAGDWRVIDPKGLIGETGYDYANMLCNPSLEVALHPGRLERQVDVVVRAGGSERSRLLAWVQAYSALSAAWSLESGDPVHAARTLELSRRAAGLLASAGN, encoded by the coding sequence GTGAACGTGACCGACCTGATGACCGCATGGCAGCTCGAACTCGATGGCGACGTCATCCGTACCTTCTCGAGCGAGGTGTACGCGGTGAGGTGGGGGGAGCAGCCCGCCATGCTGAAAATCGCACGGCATGACGAGGAACTGCGCGGACACACCCTGATGACCTGGCTCGGAGGCCACGGCGCGGCACGCGTCTACCGGCACCAGGGTGCCGCTCTGCTGATGGAGCGTCTGAATGGAAGCCCTTCGCTCCCCCAGATGGTGGCCGACGGGAAGGACGACGATGCGACCCGGATTCTCGTGGGGGCCGCCCATGCCGTGCACCAGGATCGCCCGGGCACCTGGCCCGCCCTGCCCGACCTCCGGGCGTGGTTCCGGTCGCTGGAGGCCGCCGCAGCGGGTGGGGGAGACTATGCCACTGCCTGGGAGGTGGCGCAGAGCCTGCTGGAGACTTCCCGCGATGTCCGGCCGCTGCATGGCGACGTCCACCATGGCAACGTGATGACCTCGCCGGCAGGCGACTGGCGGGTCATCGACCCCAAGGGTCTGATCGGGGAGACCGGCTATGACTACGCGAACATGCTGTGCAATCCGTCGCTGGAGGTCGCCCTCCACCCGGGTCGGCTGGAACGACAGGTGGACGTCGTCGTGAGAGCGGGCGGCTCCGAACGTTCCCGGCTGCTCGCGTGGGTGCAGGCCTATTCCGCCCTGTCGGCCGCGTGGTCGCTGGAGTCCGGCGACCCCGTCCACGCGGCACGAACGCTGGAACTGTCGCGACGGGCCGCAGGGCTCCTCGCCAGCGCCGGCAACTGA
- the ffh gene encoding signal recognition particle protein codes for MFESLGNKLQDILDRVGKERQLTETQVKAAMREIRMALLEADVNFGVAKDFVATVTEKAVGQSVEGSLSAGQTVVKLVHDELIETLGGKAAQPELKTEGNVWFMVGLQGAGKTTSTGKLASLYKSKGRRVLLVAADTQRPAARDQLEVLAKQVGVPVLKVADGETPAETKRRVDEHLKTDFRDLVIVDTAGRLQIDEALMDQLADLQAAMNPTESLLVVDAMTGQEALNVAQTFDQRVKVTGLIITKMDGDARGGAALSARSVTGKPIYFAGTSEKISGLEPFYPDRVAGRILGMGDVLGLIERAQQADLKAMEVKKPGDFDLEDLLTQLRQIRKMGPLGDLLKLIPGMSKALPEGFNVDEAQIQRVDAMISSMTVKERRNPKIIDGRRRKRIAEGSGHTVQDINKLLKMHEQMKDMMKMLGRMQGGKPGGRMPRLPNTPPTFKR; via the coding sequence ATGTTTGAGTCGCTGGGCAACAAGTTGCAGGACATCCTCGACCGGGTCGGGAAGGAACGCCAGCTGACCGAAACGCAGGTCAAGGCTGCGATGCGCGAGATCCGCATGGCCCTGCTGGAAGCGGACGTGAACTTCGGCGTCGCCAAGGACTTCGTGGCAACCGTCACCGAGAAGGCGGTTGGGCAGTCTGTGGAGGGCAGCCTGAGTGCCGGGCAGACCGTCGTAAAATTGGTGCACGACGAACTCATCGAGACGCTGGGTGGCAAGGCCGCGCAGCCGGAACTGAAGACCGAGGGCAACGTCTGGTTCATGGTAGGCCTCCAGGGGGCCGGCAAGACGACCAGCACTGGGAAGCTCGCCTCCCTGTACAAGAGCAAGGGGCGGCGGGTTCTGCTGGTGGCTGCCGATACGCAGCGCCCCGCCGCGCGCGACCAGCTCGAAGTGCTGGCGAAGCAGGTGGGCGTGCCCGTGCTGAAGGTCGCGGACGGCGAGACGCCCGCCGAGACCAAACGCCGCGTGGACGAGCACCTGAAGACCGATTTCCGCGATCTGGTGATTGTGGACACGGCAGGCCGCCTTCAGATCGATGAAGCCCTGATGGATCAGCTGGCTGACCTCCAGGCCGCCATGAACCCCACCGAGAGCCTGCTGGTCGTGGACGCCATGACCGGCCAGGAGGCGCTGAACGTGGCGCAGACCTTCGACCAGCGCGTCAAGGTCACCGGCCTAATCATCACCAAGATGGACGGCGACGCCCGGGGAGGTGCGGCCCTCTCGGCGCGCAGCGTGACCGGCAAGCCCATCTACTTCGCGGGCACGAGTGAGAAGATCAGCGGCCTGGAGCCCTTCTACCCGGATCGCGTGGCGGGCCGCATCCTGGGCATGGGCGACGTGCTGGGCCTGATCGAGCGCGCCCAGCAGGCCGACCTGAAGGCCATGGAGGTCAAGAAGCCCGGCGACTTCGACCTGGAGGATCTGCTCACCCAGCTCCGGCAGATCCGCAAGATGGGGCCGTTGGGTGACCTGCTGAAACTCATTCCCGGCATGAGCAAGGCGCTGCCCGAGGGCTTCAATGTCGATGAGGCGCAGATCCAGCGGGTCGACGCGATGATCAGCAGCATGACCGTGAAGGAGCGCCGCAATCCGAAGATCATCGACGGCCGCCGGCGCAAGCGGATCGCAGAGGGCAGTGGCCACACTGTGCAGGACATCAACAAGCTCCTGAAGATGCACGAGCAGATGAAGGACATGATGAAGATGCTGGGGCGCATGCAGGGCGGCAAGCCCGGCGGAAGGATGCCCCGGCTGCCGAACACCCCGCCGACCTTCAAGCGTTGA
- a CDS encoding ribonuclease domain-containing protein, with product MRRLPSLIALLLATLCACTAPVKQTGAASAAPTQADTRQSGGSAVPSTRPGRDPTSGLRWIAARDLPREAGPVLDRIAQGGPFRSARDGVTFANREHVLPGAPRGTYREYTVPTPGSSDRGARRIVCAGAPRSTAECYYTADHYATFRRIQP from the coding sequence GTGCGCCGCCTGCCGTCCCTGATCGCCCTGCTGCTTGCCACTCTGTGTGCCTGCACTGCCCCGGTGAAGCAGACGGGAGCGGCCTCCGCTGCCCCCACCCAGGCGGACACGCGTCAGTCCGGGGGCAGTGCCGTTCCGTCCACCCGTCCTGGCCGGGATCCGACCAGCGGCCTGCGGTGGATCGCCGCCCGCGATCTGCCCCGGGAAGCCGGGCCGGTGCTCGACCGGATCGCGCAGGGCGGCCCGTTCCGCTCTGCACGGGATGGCGTGACCTTCGCCAACCGCGAGCACGTCCTGCCGGGCGCTCCACGCGGCACGTACCGCGAGTACACCGTGCCCACGCCCGGATCGAGTGACCGGGGCGCCCGACGGATCGTCTGCGCCGGGGCTCCCCGATCCACGGCCGAGTGCTACTACACCGCCGATCACTACGCGACCTTCCGGAGAATCCAGCCATGA
- a CDS encoding phosphatidate cytidylyltransferase, producing MESLSTRVLTSVVAFTVISVLVWLGAYAMLPALVFVSVMCLYEYIRMLDRNDIDVRRISLAVFGTALIVASLPGIQATPPWAGGSWREVVLTVALGYLLVMEVMRPGERPLERVVYSLFGLLYIPWLLGYFLLLRYSPDAGDGLLYFALPLLATFAADIGGFFGGFYFGRRKLAPEVSPGKTVEGAVGGLALSFLTVLLISSLTHIWSPLESLLYSILVASASQLGDLSESLIKRALRTKDSGNSLPGHGGFLDRLDSLLFAVPATYLFLHISVFSR from the coding sequence GTGGAAAGCCTGAGCACCCGCGTACTGACGTCGGTGGTGGCCTTCACGGTCATCAGCGTGCTCGTGTGGCTGGGGGCGTACGCCATGTTGCCCGCCCTGGTCTTCGTGTCCGTGATGTGCCTCTACGAGTACATCCGCATGCTCGACCGCAACGACATCGACGTGCGGCGGATTTCCCTGGCCGTCTTCGGCACGGCCCTCATCGTGGCCAGTCTGCCCGGCATCCAGGCGACGCCCCCCTGGGCGGGCGGATCCTGGCGCGAAGTGGTGCTCACCGTGGCCCTGGGGTACCTGCTGGTCATGGAGGTCATGCGGCCCGGCGAGCGGCCCCTGGAGCGCGTGGTGTACTCGCTGTTCGGCCTGCTGTACATCCCGTGGCTTCTGGGGTATTTCCTGCTGCTGCGCTACAGCCCGGACGCGGGTGACGGCCTGCTGTACTTCGCGCTTCCCCTGCTGGCAACATTCGCGGCCGACATCGGTGGTTTCTTCGGCGGATTCTACTTCGGGCGGCGCAAGCTGGCGCCCGAGGTCAGCCCCGGCAAGACCGTCGAGGGGGCCGTCGGCGGCCTGGCGCTGAGCTTCCTGACGGTGCTGCTGATCAGTTCCCTCACCCACATCTGGTCGCCGCTGGAGAGCCTGCTGTACTCGATTCTGGTGGCCAGCGCCTCGCAGCTCGGCGACCTCTCGGAGAGCCTGATCAAGCGGGCGCTGCGCACCAAGGACTCCGGGAACAGCCTGCCGGGCCACGGGGGTTTCCTCGACCGGCTGGACTCGCTGCTGTTCGCGGTGCCCGCCACCTACCTGTTCCTGCACATCAGCGTCTTCTCGCGCTGA
- a CDS encoding undecaprenyl-diphosphate phosphatase, translating into MDALYSIILGIVEGITEFLPVSSTGHLIVAGDLLRSSLAPTWTKEMRDAFEVIIQGGAILSVLVYYWKDFLKIRTIPTDSTQRQLWTSVLIGCIPAVILGALFGSKIKHFLFTPSVVAWALIVGGVLIWLVESRRVTPTVHAVEEIRPLKALGIGAIQCLALLWPGFSRSASSILGGMLLGLDRPAATQFSFYLGFITLGGASLLDLIKSRHVLGEIGALNMVLGIGVSFVVAYASIGWLLRFVSTNNFKPFAIYRVIVGALILALIAAGVLSNASLA; encoded by the coding sequence ATGGACGCTCTTTACTCGATCATCCTGGGCATCGTCGAGGGAATCACGGAATTCCTTCCGGTCAGCTCCACGGGCCACCTCATCGTCGCGGGCGACCTGCTGCGGAGCAGTCTGGCTCCCACCTGGACGAAGGAGATGCGGGACGCCTTCGAGGTCATCATCCAGGGCGGCGCGATCCTGTCGGTGCTGGTGTATTACTGGAAGGATTTCCTGAAGATCCGCACCATTCCCACCGACTCCACGCAGCGCCAGCTCTGGACGAGCGTGCTGATCGGCTGCATCCCGGCCGTGATCCTGGGCGCCCTGTTCGGCTCGAAGATCAAGCACTTCCTGTTCACGCCCAGCGTGGTCGCGTGGGCACTGATCGTGGGCGGCGTGCTGATCTGGCTGGTCGAGAGCCGCCGGGTCACGCCCACCGTGCACGCGGTCGAGGAAATCCGCCCCCTCAAGGCGCTCGGGATCGGGGCCATTCAGTGCCTGGCGCTGCTGTGGCCGGGCTTTTCCCGCTCGGCCAGCTCGATCCTGGGCGGTATGCTGCTGGGCCTGGATCGGCCCGCCGCCACGCAGTTCAGCTTCTACCTGGGCTTCATCACGCTCGGCGGGGCGTCGCTGCTCGACCTGATCAAGAGCCGGCACGTGCTGGGGGAGATCGGTGCGCTGAACATGGTGCTCGGCATCGGCGTGAGCTTCGTCGTGGCGTACGCGTCCATCGGGTGGCTGCTGCGCTTCGTCTCCACGAACAATTTCAAGCCCTTCGCGATCTACCGGGTCATCGTGGGCGCGCTCATCCTGGCACTGATCGCGGCGGGCGTCCTGAGCAACGCCAGCCTCGCGTAG
- a CDS encoding YciI family protein, producing MDTPTLWIIQSTYLKPKSEIAEVTPRHREWLDQHYRSGTFLVSGRMVSGQGGVIVARANTQAELEAIFATDPFVVENCSEYSYLPFSPVKRGKALDLDGIPLVE from the coding sequence ATGGACACCCCGACCCTGTGGATCATCCAGAGCACGTACCTGAAACCCAAATCCGAGATCGCCGAGGTCACTCCCCGCCACCGTGAATGGCTCGACCAGCACTACCGCTCCGGCACCTTTCTCGTGTCGGGCCGCATGGTGAGTGGCCAGGGCGGCGTGATCGTCGCGCGTGCTAACACGCAGGCCGAACTGGAAGCCATCTTCGCCACGGATCCGTTCGTGGTCGAAAACTGTTCCGAGTACAGCTATCTTCCCTTCTCGCCCGTCAAACGTGGTAAGGCACTGGATCTGGACGGTATCCCGCTGGTGGAGTGA
- a CDS encoding barstar family protein, protein MTQIFDDEPSGLQAAPRDPRIMAAGHQVGVREVNFGAVHDKDTLMLAFLSGLALAHSFGRNWDALYDLLSDPTLWPGKFALLLCDYARFRARHPHLSAELERVLIDAQAEATTQSRKLWLLIEELESDPDAR, encoded by the coding sequence ATGACCCAGATCTTCGACGACGAGCCCTCCGGCCTGCAGGCCGCGCCGCGCGATCCGCGCATCATGGCGGCCGGCCATCAGGTCGGCGTGCGGGAAGTGAACTTCGGCGCCGTGCACGACAAGGACACGCTGATGCTCGCATTCCTCAGCGGCCTGGCCCTCGCGCACTCGTTCGGGCGCAACTGGGACGCGCTGTACGACCTCCTGAGTGACCCGACGCTGTGGCCCGGAAAGTTTGCGCTGCTGCTGTGTGACTACGCGAGGTTTCGCGCCCGGCACCCTCACCTGAGCGCCGAGCTCGAACGGGTGCTGATCGATGCCCAGGCCGAGGCCACCACACAGTCCCGGAAACTCTGGCTGCTGATCGAGGAACTGGAGAGCGACCCGGACGCCCGGTAA